The DNA window CCTCCGCTCTTTTCGGTCCGCTGCGGGCGATGCCGAGCGCACGCGCCGCCATGCCGCTAACCCCGGCGATACGGCCCGACATGAGCAAGAGCAGCGCAGCAGCAAGGCCGATAAGCAACCCTCCTGACAAGGCGATAAGCGGATTGAGCGGTTCCATTAGCAATTCCTTACAGGGTGTTGAGGGGCAATTTTAGATAGGCTGTGCCGTTATTTTCGGGTTCGGGAAAATGTCCGCCCCGAATATTGACTTGGATCGATGGCAGGATGAGCTGGGGCATAGCCAAGGTAGCGTCGCGGGCCGTCCGCATCGCGACGAAATCGTCTTCGCTCACACCTTCGTGAACATGGACATTGGCTGTCCGTTCAAATCCGATGGTTGTCTCCCAGGCAAATTCGGTCCGGTTCGGCGCCTTGTAATCATGGCACAAAAACACCCGCGTTTCGTCGGGCAATTGGGTAAGGCGCTTGATCGAACGATACAACATCGCCGCATCGCCGCCGGGAAAATCAGCCCGCGCCGTCCCATAGTCGGGCATGAACATCGTATCGCCTACAAAGGCCGCGTCGCCGATAATATAAGCCATGTCTGCAGGCGTGTGACCAGGGACGTGCAGCGCGGTGAACGGGATTTCGCCTATTTCCATGCGGTCGCCATCATCGAACAAATGATCAAATTGCGACCCATCACGGGCGAAATCAGTCCCCTCGTTGAATATCGTACCAAATACGTCCTGCACCCTCAGAATCTCGCGCCCGATTGCCAATTTACCGCCAAGCTTTTCCTGCAAATATGGCGCCGACGACAAATGATCCGCGTGAGCGTGCGTTTCGAGTAACCAGTCAACCTTCAACCCTAGTTCACGGACGTAATCTACAATCAGGTCCGCTGACCGGGTGGATGTACGGCCCGAACGTTGCGCAAAATCCAAAACCGGATCGATAATCGCGGCACGCTTCAAAGCAGGATCATGAACCACATAGCTTGCAGTGAAAGTGGTCTCGTCAAAAAATGCCTTTACGGCGGGAGTATAACCGCTGCCGCGCAGCGCGCCTCTGACCTGCGCTTGAGCCAGTTTCAGATGGGGATCTGCATGCATTTTTGGTTCCTCAAATTTGGCCTGAATTTACGAAGCTCCAATACCGGGAATTACAAATAAAAGACTGATAATACGCCTCAATTCTCGGCTAGACGAGTTCCGGACAGTAAATGGAATGGAGCAATTCGAGCACCTGTAACGCGCGCGGATCATCCACCCGATAGTAAAGCGTTTGCGACTCCCGCCTGAAGGCAACCAGACCCTGCTCGCGCAATTTCGCCAAATGCTGCGACAGCGCAGATTGGCTGATGCCGACCCGTTCGACCAGCGCCCCA is part of the Pontixanthobacter gangjinensis genome and encodes:
- a CDS encoding MBL fold metallo-hydrolase; amino-acid sequence: MHADPHLKLAQAQVRGALRGSGYTPAVKAFFDETTFTASYVVHDPALKRAAIIDPVLDFAQRSGRTSTRSADLIVDYVRELGLKVDWLLETHAHADHLSSAPYLQEKLGGKLAIGREILRVQDVFGTIFNEGTDFARDGSQFDHLFDDGDRMEIGEIPFTALHVPGHTPADMAYIIGDAAFVGDTMFMPDYGTARADFPGGDAAMLYRSIKRLTQLPDETRVFLCHDYKAPNRTEFAWETTIGFERTANVHVHEGVSEDDFVAMRTARDATLAMPQLILPSIQVNIRGGHFPEPENNGTAYLKLPLNTL
- a CDS encoding ArsR/SmtB family transcription factor, with amino-acid sequence MTRIDSTANMAAMTANSEAAAALMRALSNQSRLLVLCHLAAAGELPVGALVERVGISQSALSQHLAKLREQGLVAFRRESQTLYYRVDDPRALQVLELLHSIYCPELV